The genomic interval TTACCTTCCGCTAATGAGCTTGGGAATACAAATGGAAAATCGTCGAAACCTTCATTTGAAGCTGCGGCATCATAACCTGTTGTATGACATCCCATACATCTGTTTGAAAAATGACCTGCAGGATCATCTGTATATGGTTTTACTGTGTTTGCGTGGCCTGTTTCTTTCCATTTATCATAGATAAAACTACCGTCAAATTCATTATGGCAAGTACCGCATGTTAATCCGCTTGCGGGCATTCCAATATATTTTGCGGCATTAATTGTAATTGATGTTGTCATTCCGCCATCTGTAAATTCAATTACATATGTTCCAAGTACATCTGGTTTTAATGAAATTGCTTTCTTAGTTTCGGTTAAATCTTGTTCGCCGATTATTACAGTTTCCGAACCTTCAGGTTTTGTTGTGATGCTCCAAGCCGGACTTGTAAAATTAGTATCAACGGCTTCGCCAACCAAGTAAACGGTTGAGCCGACACCAACATTTGTCAAACCATTATATTTTACTTTGAAAATATCCGATGTATCAGCAGCTACACCACGATCTGAAATTCCAAGTGGTCTAACTTCTAATGATTGACTGTTTATCATTCCAAAAGACAGGAATAAAAGCAGCATAGTTAAAGTTATTTTTTTGAGCATTAGGCTCCTCCTATTTGTTGATTAAAAAATTAAATTTTGATTTTGAGTTCTAACTGAATTAATAAATTCTCTTAAATTCATTGAATCTATTGGCTTGATTAAATAATACTTTACGCCAATACTATTTATTGCTCTGCCTAATTCAATACTTAAGTCTGATGTAATAAATATCACCGATAATTTTGGATTTACTTTACGAATATTTTCCAATAATCTGGTTGAATTTGGAGCAATGAAATCATCATCTAAAATTACGATATTTGAATTTTTGCTAAGCACTTCCGATATAATATCTAAAGGATCGTTTGAGCGATTGTATATGCTGAAATCGCATCCGAATTCTTTAGAAAAATTTTCTAAAGATTCATAAATTTGATTGTCTGTCGATATTATTAGCATTCTTCCCATAATAACTTATTAATGCAATACTTATGCCAGTTTATTTTAAACTAATATTTTATTCCTAAAACTTTTTACTAAAAAAAATGGTTTGAAAATTAAACGAAATCAGCCTTTTTTATCTCATTTAAAGCTGATATTTTTAAATGATATTTTAAAAGAATAAAATAACTAATTTTACGTGTGATATTATTGTCACAGTGTGGCAAATTAGTCACACCTATAATTTTTCGAGGGTTAATGTTCAAATCTATCAAAAGTAAATTTATTTTACTTTCAATCATTATAATAATACTAAGTATTGGAATTCCTGTTGGATTTTTATTAAATCAGTTTAATAAAAATTTTCACGATCGATCCGTAATTATGGTCGGCGCCGCTATTGATCTGATGATTTTCGGACTAAATAATTCAATGATGAAAGGCGACAATAAGAATGTTCAAAATATTGTTGAACAAATTGGAAAAAATAAATCAATTGAACACATAAGAATTATTAACAGCGACGGAATTATTAAATACGCGATACACAGCGATGAAATTGGAAAAAATATTGATGTTATTGAACCAGGTCATTTAAAAACAAATTTATCACAGATACATGCAAGAAGTATTTCACTTAATTCTAAAACTAATACGTATACTGCCATTCAACCTATTGTTATGGAAAAAAGATGTCATTCATGCCACAAAAATCCTATAAATTCTTTTCTTGATGTTGATACTGACTTGACAAAAGCCGAGGTTAATTTTTATACCGGCAGTTTTCATATGTTCTTTTTAGGACTCGTTTTAATTTTTATTTTGGCATTTTCATTTTATCTCATATTTAATAAATATATTAATAAACCATTAAATGATTTTATTCTCGCGCTAAGCGAAGTTGAAAAGGGCAACTTAAATTTAAATTTACCCGTTTCAGGTGAAAATGAGTTTTCAATACTTCATAACCACTTCAATAGAATGGTAAATGAATTAAAATCTTCGCGCGGACAAATTGAAGAAATGCATTTTGAACAGTTACAGCGTGCGGATAAAATGGTAACTTTGGGAGAACTTACAGCTTCTATGGCTCATGATATAAATAATCACTCGGCAATAATTATGTCAAGAGCTGATTATTTATTATTTGAATCTGAAAATAATAATTCGCTATCCGGTTATAAAGATGATCTCAACGTAGTAAATGATCAAATTGAAAAAATTTCCAGAATAACGGGTAATATTTTAAAACACAGCAAAAAAACTTCTAAAACTTTTACAAATTTTGACTTGGTCAAACTTGTTGAAACAAGCACAGATATGCTCGAACCATTAATTAAAAAAAGAAAAGTCGTTTTATCAAAAGAAATAAAAATAGATCATGCAAAAATTTTCGGAGATCCTAATCAAATTGAACAAGTAATTTTAAATTTAGTTGGAAATTCTTTGGATGCGATTAAGGAAAATGGAAAAATAGATGTCAAAGTTCAAGCTGAAACGGAAAATAAAATTGAATTAAGCGTTAGTGATAACGGAATTGGAATAGATAACGATTCTATTGGTAAAATATTTTCACCATTTTATACAAATAAAGAATCCGGCAAAGGAACCGGTTTGGGATTATATATTGTTCAAAATATTTGTAAAAATCATAATGCTGAAATTAAATGTGAAAGTAATTTAGATCAAGGTACGACTTTCACAATAACCTTTAACGGAGACTCTGAAAATGTTTGACGTTCTTTTATTGGATGATGAAAAGGAAATGCTGGTCGGCTTAGAAAAAATTCTATCAAGCAGAAATAATTTAAAGGTTACAGCTTTGATGGAACCGCAGAAAGCCCTTAATTTACTTGAAAAAAACAAATATGATTTAATCATTACCGATCTCAAAATGAACGAGTTTTCCGGAATTGATATTCTGAAAAAAGCAAAATTGAATAACCCAAACGCAAATGTAATTATTATCTCCGGTTATGGAACGATTGAAGCAAGCGTTGAAGCTATTCAATTAGGCGCGTTCGATTTTATTGAAAAACCTTTTACGTCGAAAAAATTATTTCAATGTATTGATAAAGCGTTGGAATCTTTAATCCAATCGGAAAATACTGTTGAAGATGTTGACCCAATTATTGCTGATTCCGGAATTGTTTATAAAAGTCAGCAAATGAAAGACGTAATAGAAATTTTAAAAAAAATTGCGCCTCAAAAGATGAATGTTTTAATTATTGGTGAAAGCGGTACGGGAAAAGAACTAATTGCAAGAATAATTCATAAATTAAGTAATCGTGATGGAAATCCTTTTGTTCCGGTTAATTGCGGCGCATTGCCCGAAAACCTTTTTGAAAGTGAATTGTTTGGACATGAAAGAGGCGCTTTTACCGGTGCCGTAAAAACAAAACCTGGACTGTTGGAATTTGCAAATTTGGGGACTTTCTTTTTTGACGAAATAGGGGATATGAGTCAGCAATTACAAATTAAACTTTTGCGAATGCTTGAAGACAGAAGAATAAGAAGAGTGGGCGGACAAAAGGAAATTGATATTGACGTTAGAATAATTGCCGCTACAAATAAAGATTTAGAGAAGGAAGTTGAAAACGGAAATTTCAGAGAAGATTTATTTTATAGGCTTAATAATATACAAATTCATATTCCGCCTTTGCGTGAAAGGGTTGAGGATATTATGCCGCTGCTTGAGCATAATTTGAGAATTCTATGCGATAAAGAAAATAAGCAGGTTAAAACATTTTCCAATGACGCGAAAGATTTGCTGAAATCATACCAATGGCCGGGAAATGTAAGGGAGCTTCAAAATATGATTGGAAGGGCGTTTTATCTTTCAACATCTAACATAATTCAGAAAGAAGATCTGCCAAAGTATATTTTGAAAGATGAACTTCCGATTTCAAATAATATTTTAAGTCTTCAATATAATGACGCAAAAGAAAAAACAATTACTGAATTTGAAACTGAATATTTGTCATATCATTTAAAGAAAAATAAAGGAAATATTTCTAAAACCGCTATTGAATGCGGACTCGACAGAAGATCACTTCACAGACTAATTGCAAAATATAATATAATTTATAAAGAATAATTTTTCTCTTTTAAAAATTTATTTCATTAGAATTGACCTAAATTTATTACGGTTTTAAAAATAATTGTAGAAAATATTATACATTCCTTAAGCATACTTCCTAAAAAACCTTATTTTCAAATTAAATTTCTGGCACTATCATTGTTTTGGAATATTAGATTCAAAAACGAGGCGCTTATGAAACGTATAGTATTTTTAATAATTTTTTCATTCTATTTACAAATTTTTGCACAGTCAAGATATTACTTTAACAAACACGAAATTACAAGATCATCAACAATTAAGTTAGGTAATTTTGGACCATCTGCAACAGAATCAGGATTGATTATCGGCTATGAAAGCGGAAAATATATTGATAGAAATTTTGATATCGGCTGGAGCGTTGACTGGTTCAACAAAAATTATGTTGATCAAGTTTTGGTAAAAGAATTTAATGATTATTACGGTTATTTCGAATCGGATCTAAATGAAGTTAGAGCAAAAACTAATTTGCACAGCATTCCTATTTTATTCAATATGACTGCGAAATTTCCTATGGCTTCGAGATTATCTTCGTTTATTACAGCTGGAGTTGGTGTAGAAGCTTTGTTAATTTTTTATAGAGATTACCAACATCCAAATGAAAACGAATTTGAAGGCGCATTTGATTTTAATTGGAGATTGGGCTTTGGAGTCGCATATCAGTTGGGACGAAATTCTGATTTTGTCGCTGAAATTACGTATCACTCTTCAAATCCAAGCTGGACGTATGAAATAAATGATCCGCTTGTTGGAAGAAAACAAATATTGGAAAGAGAATTTGACATGAGCGGATTGATGGCAAGAATTGGTTTTAAATTTTATTATTAGAAATTAACATCCTAAGCAAAAATAACTTAGGATGTTTTATTTTATAATTAATTTATTTTAAATTCAAACGGTAATCTTGTTTGAATTCCAGTATATTTCATCGCAGTTGATAATTTTTCAATTTGGTTTAATTGTTCATTAAAAATAGAAAAATTTATTCCAGAAAATATTTTGGATGAAAACATTTCCATAATTTTTTCAACAGTTTCTTTTTGTACAGGATATTCCACAATTTTATAATCTTCAATTTCGGCAGATTTTGCGGCAATATCCAAAGCTAAATTTATTCCGCCCAATGTATCTACAAGTCCAATTTCTTTAGCATTTATTCCGCTCCAAATTCTTCCTTGCGCAATTGAATCAACCTGTTCAAAAGTCATGTTTCTGCCGCTGGCTACTCTTGAAACAAAATCCGTATAAATTCTATCAACCGAATTTTGTATAAATTTTTTCTGAACATTATTTAAGGGTTTTGTAATTGTTGCCCAACCTGAATTTTCACTCGTCGAAACTTCGTCAAATGTAATTCCCAATTTTTCGTTGAAGAATTTTTGCGCGTTTGGAATAATGCCAAAAACACCAATAGATCCTGTTAATGACGTAGGTTCCGCAACAATTTTATTTGCGGCGCATGAAATGTAATATCCTCCTGATGCGGCTAAATCGCTCATGCTTACAATAATTGGTTTTTCTTTTTTTAGTAAGTTAATTTTTCTCCAAATCATATCTGAAGTCAATGCGGATCCCCCTGGAGAATTAACTCTTAAAACTATTGCTTTTACTCGGTCATTGTTGTTTGCTTCATCTAAAGCTTTTATTATATTTTCTGTCCCAATTGAATTATCATCACCTTTGGACTCTAAAATTTCGCCGTCAGCATAAATTACCGCAATTCTGTTGTTGCTGTATTCTTCATTTGAAGCAGCAGCTTTAAAATATTTTTTAAAAGAAATTAAGTTAAATTCATTATCATCATCGTTTACAATTTTCGCGAGAACAGAATCAACTTCGTCTTCATATTTCAAGTTATCAACTAGTCTATATTTTTTTGCGTCTTCCGCAAAATTAATTTTCAGTTCCGCAGAGATTGATTTCAAATCATTAACAGATATCTTTTTGTCAATTGAAATTTCAGAAATAATTTTATCGAAAACCGAACTTAGATACTTGTTTAATTGAACGCGATTTTCTTCACTCATTTGTTCAACTCTAAAAGGTTCAGTCGCACTTTTAAATTTGCCGTGCTGAAAAATTTGCGGTTCAATTTCAAGCTTATCCAAAGTTTTTTTGAAGAATGTTAATTCAATTCCAAAACCGTCAAATTCCATTGACCCGGTTGGAGTTAAATAAATACTATCCGCGGCACTGGCTAAATAGAATCCGGCTTCACTTATTGAGTTACCGTGAGCAATAATTTTTTTACCTGAATTTTTAAAATCAATCAAACCGTTCCTGATCTCAGATAATTTGGTTATGCCGGGCGAAACAAAATTATCCAAATCAATAAAAATCCCTTT from Ignavibacteriota bacterium carries:
- a CDS encoding response regulator, whose amino-acid sequence is MLIISTDNQIYESLENFSKEFGCDFSIYNRSNDPLDIISEVLSKNSNIVILDDDFIAPNSTRLLENIRKVNPKLSVIFITSDLSIELGRAINSIGVKYYLIKPIDSMNLREFINSVRTQNQNLIF
- a CDS encoding HAMP domain-containing histidine kinase, yielding MFKSIKSKFILLSIIIIILSIGIPVGFLLNQFNKNFHDRSVIMVGAAIDLMIFGLNNSMMKGDNKNVQNIVEQIGKNKSIEHIRIINSDGIIKYAIHSDEIGKNIDVIEPGHLKTNLSQIHARSISLNSKTNTYTAIQPIVMEKRCHSCHKNPINSFLDVDTDLTKAEVNFYTGSFHMFFLGLVLIFILAFSFYLIFNKYINKPLNDFILALSEVEKGNLNLNLPVSGENEFSILHNHFNRMVNELKSSRGQIEEMHFEQLQRADKMVTLGELTASMAHDINNHSAIIMSRADYLLFESENNNSLSGYKDDLNVVNDQIEKISRITGNILKHSKKTSKTFTNFDLVKLVETSTDMLEPLIKKRKVVLSKEIKIDHAKIFGDPNQIEQVILNLVGNSLDAIKENGKIDVKVQAETENKIELSVSDNGIGIDNDSIGKIFSPFYTNKESGKGTGLGLYIVQNICKNHNAEIKCESNLDQGTTFTITFNGDSENV
- the sppA gene encoding signal peptide peptidase SppA — encoded protein: MKQFFKFMFASMLGFFISMFLITLVIFVFMFAVISSLETEETVDVKDNSILEIKLDYELPERSAKDPSFNFGMIPSFENLVGLNDLLKSIKTAKNDKNIKGIFIDLDNFVSPGITKLSEIRNGLIDFKNSGKKIIAHGNSISEAGFYLASAADSIYLTPTGSMEFDGFGIELTFFKKTLDKLEIEPQIFQHGKFKSATEPFRVEQMSEENRVQLNKYLSSVFDKIISEISIDKKISVNDLKSISAELKINFAEDAKKYRLVDNLKYEDEVDSVLAKIVNDDDNEFNLISFKKYFKAAASNEEYSNNRIAVIYADGEILESKGDDNSIGTENIIKALDEANNNDRVKAIVLRVNSPGGSALTSDMIWRKINLLKKEKPIIVSMSDLAASGGYYISCAANKIVAEPTSLTGSIGVFGIIPNAQKFFNEKLGITFDEVSTSENSGWATITKPLNNVQKKFIQNSVDRIYTDFVSRVASGRNMTFEQVDSIAQGRIWSGINAKEIGLVDTLGGINLALDIAAKSAEIEDYKIVEYPVQKETVEKIMEMFSSKIFSGINFSIFNEQLNQIEKLSTAMKYTGIQTRLPFEFKIN
- a CDS encoding sigma-54-dependent Fis family transcriptional regulator — translated: MFDVLLLDDEKEMLVGLEKILSSRNNLKVTALMEPQKALNLLEKNKYDLIITDLKMNEFSGIDILKKAKLNNPNANVIIISGYGTIEASVEAIQLGAFDFIEKPFTSKKLFQCIDKALESLIQSENTVEDVDPIIADSGIVYKSQQMKDVIEILKKIAPQKMNVLIIGESGTGKELIARIIHKLSNRDGNPFVPVNCGALPENLFESELFGHERGAFTGAVKTKPGLLEFANLGTFFFDEIGDMSQQLQIKLLRMLEDRRIRRVGGQKEIDIDVRIIAATNKDLEKEVENGNFREDLFYRLNNIQIHIPPLRERVEDIMPLLEHNLRILCDKENKQVKTFSNDAKDLLKSYQWPGNVRELQNMIGRAFYLSTSNIIQKEDLPKYILKDELPISNNILSLQYNDAKEKTITEFETEYLSYHLKKNKGNISKTAIECGLDRRSLHRLIAKYNIIYKE